The proteins below come from a single Elusimicrobiota bacterium genomic window:
- the ilvD gene encoding dihydroxy-acid dehydratase → MPPLSQSQDLRAQSRAITEGIYRAPNRAMLRDVGFTDEDFNKPLIGVASTWSEITPCNIHINKLAESAKAGAKAGGGSPQIFNTITVSDGISMGTPGMRYSLPSREIIADSIETVVGAQRMDGFVAIGGCDKNMPGCLMAMGRLNLPSVFVYGGSILPGKFQGKDVDIVSIFEAVGQFNNNLIDEKTVKGIECAACPGPGSCGGMYTANTMASAIETLGMSLPGSSSHPAESNEKTEECKSAGKAVVDLIKKGIRPRDIVTKTSLENAIALVMVLGGSTNAVLHLLAIANAFGLKLELADFNRIAKRTPHLADLKPSGQYVMYDLHKAGGVPAILKLMLKHGMIDGKTMTVTGKTLAQNLASYPNLTAGQKVIRDPKNPLRPTGPLVVLKGNLAPEGAVAKVGGLTNTHITGPAKVYDGEEAATAAALKGSIKPGDVVVVRYEGPKGGPGMREMLSLTAILSGKGMGDKVGLLTDGRFSGGSHGRVVGHVCPEAAVGGPIALLKNGDLITINAEKQELSVALSHKELMKRKKAWKPRKSTDNPGGWLARYAALVTSGSEGAVLRVPR, encoded by the coding sequence ATGCCCCCATTATCCCAATCCCAAGATTTGCGAGCTCAAAGTCGTGCCATTACGGAGGGCATTTACCGCGCTCCGAACCGTGCCATGTTGAGAGACGTGGGCTTCACGGACGAGGATTTCAACAAACCCTTGATTGGGGTGGCCAGCACCTGGAGTGAGATTACGCCATGCAACATTCACATCAATAAGCTCGCGGAAAGTGCCAAAGCTGGGGCCAAGGCCGGCGGTGGTTCTCCCCAAATTTTCAATACGATCACCGTATCCGATGGGATATCCATGGGCACCCCTGGAATGAGGTATTCCCTCCCCAGCCGCGAAATTATTGCCGACTCCATTGAAACCGTGGTCGGCGCTCAACGAATGGATGGGTTCGTGGCGATTGGGGGATGCGACAAAAACATGCCTGGGTGCCTCATGGCCATGGGGCGCCTAAATTTACCTTCCGTGTTCGTTTATGGAGGATCGATCCTTCCTGGAAAGTTCCAAGGAAAAGACGTGGACATCGTCAGTATCTTTGAAGCCGTTGGGCAATTCAACAACAATCTCATTGACGAAAAAACCGTAAAGGGGATTGAATGCGCCGCTTGCCCCGGCCCCGGATCCTGTGGCGGAATGTACACCGCAAACACCATGGCCTCCGCCATAGAAACCTTGGGAATGAGTCTTCCTGGAAGCTCCTCCCATCCCGCGGAGTCCAATGAAAAAACCGAAGAATGCAAATCAGCGGGGAAAGCCGTGGTCGACCTGATCAAGAAAGGGATCCGACCCAGGGACATCGTAACGAAAACATCCCTTGAAAACGCCATCGCTCTCGTGATGGTTTTGGGCGGGTCCACCAACGCCGTCCTTCACCTCTTGGCCATTGCCAACGCTTTTGGTCTCAAACTTGAACTGGCGGACTTTAATAGAATTGCCAAACGGACGCCACACCTGGCGGACCTAAAACCCTCCGGTCAGTATGTGATGTACGACCTCCATAAAGCGGGAGGGGTTCCCGCCATATTAAAACTCATGTTGAAACATGGAATGATTGATGGGAAAACCATGACCGTCACTGGAAAAACATTGGCCCAAAACCTGGCCTCTTATCCCAACTTAACGGCGGGGCAAAAAGTTATCCGGGACCCAAAGAATCCCCTCCGACCCACAGGACCACTCGTGGTCTTAAAGGGAAATTTGGCGCCAGAAGGGGCCGTTGCCAAAGTGGGGGGACTGACAAATACACATATCACTGGTCCAGCCAAAGTTTACGATGGAGAAGAAGCGGCGACGGCCGCCGCCCTGAAAGGATCCATTAAACCGGGCGATGTCGTGGTCGTCCGTTACGAAGGCCCCAAGGGTGGTCCGGGAATGAGGGAAATGCTGTCGTTAACAGCGATCCTTTCTGGGAAAGGAATGGGGGACAAGGTCGGCTTGTTAACAGACGGAAGGTTTTCTGGGGGGAGCCACGGCCGCGTGGTGGGTCATGTTTGCCCCGAAGCCGCCGTGGGTGGTCCTATTGCTTTATTAAAGAATGGAGACCTTATAACCATCAATGCTGAAAAACAGGAACTTTCTGTCGCACTCTCCCACAAAGAATTGATGAAACGAAAGAAAGCCTGGAAGCCCCGAAAATCAACAGATAACCCGGGAGGCTGGCTTGCCCGTTACGCCGCCCTGGTCACCTCTGGCTCCGAAGGAGCGGTGCTTCGGGTCCCTCGCTAA
- a CDS encoding FAD-dependent oxidoreductase, whose product MVETRRKQPTFNNTAHSEDSGGERFHAVVIGGGFAGASAASALAEAGVAVTLIEERATLGGRTSSFKDGVTKQDVDNGQHLLMGAYRDTRTFLRRLRVENRIRFSKSLRIPFINRLGKKSILEPRLFSGNIGLAGGVVFFSELTVKDRLSLLWGLTRSRIASTRRVSDLTVSQWLSYLGQTPGARRAFWDPLCLATLNEHTDQAAAASLLIVLKECLFAKGDSRSLGHATLSLNRLWSMELGPYLQRAEGRLALRQKATGFNVEGNRVTSVGIYGDEPVKADIFILATSLHAALRIIPVPLSAAMAPLINHPHSPIVAINFWFKKTPFQEPLIGLLDLNLQWVFNRETLWGPTASGQISAVISAANSYENRSSTELIEMAREDLRRAFPDFKEEPFHASVLWERHATPTPTPLFHRSRPKVQTSLTNFFLAGDWVDVGLPPTIEAATRSGHQAAALALAHLTPSGSARHEAKECVPC is encoded by the coding sequence ATGGTGGAAACGAGACGAAAGCAACCAACATTTAATAACACGGCCCACTCCGAAGATTCAGGTGGGGAGCGGTTTCATGCCGTCGTCATCGGGGGAGGATTCGCTGGAGCCAGTGCGGCTTCAGCGCTGGCAGAAGCCGGTGTGGCCGTGACACTCATTGAAGAACGGGCCACCTTGGGTGGTCGGACGTCATCATTTAAAGATGGTGTCACCAAACAGGACGTGGACAATGGCCAACATCTCCTCATGGGGGCCTATCGTGACACCCGGACATTCCTCCGTCGGTTGCGCGTGGAAAACCGAATTCGATTTTCAAAATCATTACGAATACCTTTTATCAATCGGTTAGGAAAAAAGTCTATTTTAGAACCCCGATTATTTTCTGGAAACATCGGATTGGCGGGAGGAGTAGTTTTTTTTAGCGAATTGACAGTGAAAGACCGCCTGTCCTTACTCTGGGGCTTGACGCGCTCGCGCATCGCTTCCACCCGACGTGTAAGCGACTTGACCGTTTCACAATGGCTTTCCTATTTGGGACAAACCCCAGGTGCCCGACGAGCGTTTTGGGACCCTCTCTGCCTAGCGACCTTGAACGAACACACCGATCAGGCCGCGGCCGCTTCCCTGCTCATTGTCTTAAAAGAATGCCTTTTCGCTAAAGGAGATTCCCGATCCCTAGGACACGCCACCCTCTCGCTCAATCGGCTTTGGTCGATGGAATTGGGTCCCTACCTTCAGCGAGCGGAAGGCAGACTGGCCTTGAGACAAAAAGCGACAGGGTTTAACGTTGAGGGGAATCGGGTGACCTCGGTTGGGATTTATGGGGATGAACCTGTGAAGGCTGACATTTTCATCCTCGCCACATCGCTTCACGCCGCGCTGCGAATCATCCCTGTCCCTCTATCCGCTGCTATGGCTCCTTTGATCAATCATCCCCATTCGCCCATTGTGGCGATCAACTTTTGGTTTAAAAAGACGCCTTTTCAAGAACCTCTCATTGGACTCTTGGACCTGAATCTCCAGTGGGTGTTTAACCGCGAAACTCTTTGGGGCCCTACGGCCAGTGGACAGATCTCTGCGGTGATCAGCGCGGCAAATTCCTATGAAAACAGATCTTCGACAGAGTTAATCGAGATGGCCCGGGAAGACCTCCGGCGGGCGTTTCCAGACTTCAAAGAAGAACCGTTTCACGCCTCTGTCCTATGGGAACGACACGCCACCCCGACCCCAACCCCGTTGTTTCATCGCTCCCGTCCCAAGGTCCAAACGTCTTTAACCAATTTTTTTCTTGCTGGAGATTGGGTGGATGTGGGCCTTCCACCCACCATTGAAGCCGCCACACGAAGCGGTCACCAAGCCGCCGCGCTCGCCTTGGCCCACCTGACCCCATCGGGTTCCGCACGACATGAAGCAAAGGAGTGTGTCCCATGTTAA
- a CDS encoding HAD family phosphatase has product MLKAIIFDCDGVIADSEHLHFSLFQKVLEEEGVPLSQTEYVEKYLAMDDRGCFNAVYASRGKPLSERDRDRLIAKKTALYKKTAAQNLVILPGVVEFVMAVSQKYPLAMASGALREEVLLMIEAAGIRHYFDVVVAAEDVLRGKPAPDAYLKALEGLNLKYPQKNIQPEECLVVEDSKHGLLSAQGAGMKVVAVTTTYPAEELATADRVAPVLTALRLKDLESLFSTSIP; this is encoded by the coding sequence ATGTTAAAAGCAATTATTTTTGATTGCGATGGAGTGATTGCCGATTCAGAACATTTGCACTTTTCTCTATTTCAAAAGGTCCTTGAAGAGGAAGGCGTTCCCTTATCACAAACCGAATATGTAGAAAAATATCTGGCCATGGATGATCGCGGCTGTTTTAACGCGGTGTATGCGTCACGGGGGAAACCACTAAGCGAACGGGATCGCGATCGATTGATTGCTAAAAAAACAGCTCTATACAAAAAAACAGCCGCGCAGAATCTCGTAATCCTTCCGGGTGTCGTTGAATTTGTGATGGCGGTTTCTCAAAAGTATCCGCTGGCCATGGCCTCGGGGGCGTTGCGGGAAGAAGTTCTCCTCATGATCGAAGCGGCTGGAATACGGCATTACTTTGACGTGGTGGTGGCCGCTGAAGATGTCCTAAGGGGAAAACCCGCTCCGGACGCGTATCTGAAAGCACTGGAAGGATTGAACCTCAAATACCCCCAAAAAAACATTCAACCGGAAGAATGTTTAGTGGTTGAAGATTCCAAACATGGGCTCCTTTCCGCTCAGGGGGCTGGAATGAAAGTCGTCGCGGTGACAACCACCTACCCCGCAGAGGAATTGGCCACTGCCGATCGCGTGGCCCCTGTCCTAACCGCGCTCCGACTGAAAGATCTCGAGAGTCTCTTTTCCACTTCCATCCCGTGA
- a CDS encoding cob(I)yrinic acid a,c-diamide adenosyltransferase — translation MKIYTKVGDGGDTYLFGGRKLRKDSPRVKAYGVVDELNSVLGWAETETKALSVRRSISIIQEELFVLGADLSTPRDAPDSKKIPRIGPVQIERLEREMDTLSRHLPELRNFILPGGAGGGALLHLARAVCRRAERSLVVLLKRDQSFLHAQIYLNRLSDCLFLLARTGNQKARSPEKIWKPT, via the coding sequence ATGAAAATTTACACAAAGGTTGGCGACGGTGGAGACACCTATTTGTTTGGAGGTCGGAAGCTTCGAAAAGATTCCCCCCGTGTGAAGGCCTATGGGGTGGTGGATGAGTTGAACTCTGTTCTTGGGTGGGCCGAAACGGAAACAAAAGCGCTGTCCGTCCGTCGATCCATTTCCATCATTCAAGAAGAGCTTTTTGTTTTGGGGGCTGATCTCTCGACCCCACGGGATGCCCCTGACTCCAAGAAAATTCCCCGAATTGGACCCGTTCAGATTGAACGTTTGGAACGGGAAATGGATACCCTTTCGCGCCATTTACCAGAACTTAGAAACTTTATTCTTCCTGGGGGGGCCGGGGGTGGTGCCTTGCTTCATCTCGCCCGGGCGGTTTGTCGAAGGGCCGAAAGGAGTTTAGTCGTTCTCTTAAAAAGGGACCAATCTTTTTTACACGCTCAAATCTATCTCAATCGTCTTTCCGACTGTCTTTTTTTGTTGGCCCGGACCGGGAACCAAAAGGCTCGTTCGCCTGAGAAAATATGGAAACCAACTTAA
- a CDS encoding peroxiredoxin, translating to MSDIVRVGQQVPDFEMESYNPKSHAFEKVSLAELKKKKKWTVLVFYPADYTFVCPTELADVATKYEEMEKAGAEIVSVSTDTKFVHLAWQREEKLLAGLKFPMAADPTGKVSRLFGVYDEATGLALRGTFIISPDGKLASSEVNFYNVGRNAAELLRKAQANAYLATHPEEACPANWSQGGKTLKTAKNEATLVGRVAEALK from the coding sequence ATGAGTGACATCGTTCGAGTTGGTCAGCAGGTTCCAGACTTTGAGATGGAATCATATAACCCCAAGAGCCACGCCTTTGAAAAAGTTTCTTTGGCTGAACTCAAGAAGAAGAAAAAGTGGACTGTGTTGGTGTTCTACCCCGCCGATTACACCTTCGTTTGCCCAACCGAGTTGGCCGACGTGGCCACGAAATACGAAGAAATGGAAAAAGCTGGCGCCGAAATCGTCTCCGTTTCCACAGACACCAAGTTCGTTCATTTGGCTTGGCAACGGGAAGAGAAGCTTTTGGCTGGGTTAAAATTCCCCATGGCCGCGGATCCAACAGGGAAAGTTTCTCGCCTTTTCGGCGTCTACGATGAGGCCACAGGTTTGGCCCTTCGTGGAACGTTCATCATCAGCCCTGATGGCAAGCTGGCTTCCAGTGAAGTCAACTTCTATAACGTGGGCCGGAACGCCGCGGAACTACTCCGAAAAGCCCAAGCCAACGCCTATCTCGCCACCCACCCTGAAGAGGCGTGTCCTGCCAACTGGAGTCAAGGGGGGAAAACCCTGAAAACCGCCAAGAACGAAGCGACCCTCGTCGGCCGCGTGGCGGAAGCGCTGAAGTAG
- the nth gene encoding endonuclease III, with protein sequence MSLSLAPILRSLKKEYPKPHCALTHANPFQLLIATILSAQCTDERVNQVTPNLFKTFGSPEELAQASLSEVEEIIRSTGFYRQKAKSLIHSSRLLMAHYGGVVPQTMNELLQLRGVARKTANVVLGTGYGIACGVVVDTHVKRLSKRLGLTKEIEPEKVETDLMKMIPQKDWIWFSHALITHGRKYCRALRPDCPTCPLRKYCPSVGTL encoded by the coding sequence ATGAGTTTATCTCTCGCGCCGATCCTGCGGTCCCTTAAAAAAGAATATCCAAAACCTCACTGCGCCTTAACCCACGCCAACCCCTTTCAACTGTTAATCGCAACCATTCTTTCGGCCCAGTGCACCGATGAGCGAGTGAACCAAGTGACCCCGAACCTTTTTAAAACGTTCGGATCGCCCGAAGAGCTCGCCCAGGCGTCTCTATCAGAGGTGGAAGAGATTATTCGATCAACGGGCTTCTACCGTCAAAAGGCTAAATCCCTAATCCACTCCTCACGTTTATTGATGGCCCACTATGGAGGAGTTGTTCCTCAAACCATGAACGAATTACTGCAATTGCGCGGGGTGGCCAGAAAAACAGCCAATGTGGTTTTGGGGACAGGGTATGGAATTGCCTGTGGCGTGGTCGTGGATACCCATGTTAAACGACTCTCCAAACGACTGGGACTGACAAAAGAGATCGAGCCGGAAAAGGTTGAAACCGATCTTATGAAAATGATCCCTCAAAAGGATTGGATTTGGTTTTCTCATGCCCTCATTACACACGGCCGGAAGTATTGTAGAGCCCTTCGGCCGGATTGCCCGACCTGCCCCCTGCGAAAATATTGTCCTTCCGTGGGCACCTTATGA
- a CDS encoding NUDIX domain-containing protein, which translates to MEKRFADGGLPKSWWKTFSNDIRHCLRCGETLQWTYVHIERRKRFVCVECKGIAYQNPKIVGATLPIHNGKIYLLRRAIEPAYGLWSHPAGYMEMGETVEQAALRETWEEIRTRVRVLGPPKIYSYEDSPIVTVIYPTEVIGPTPCPGAESLEVKAFLPNEIPWKELAFRSTFHALRDWVSETQ; encoded by the coding sequence ATGGAAAAACGTTTCGCGGATGGGGGACTTCCTAAATCCTGGTGGAAAACCTTTTCAAACGATATTCGCCATTGCCTCCGTTGCGGAGAAACGCTCCAATGGACTTATGTTCATATTGAAAGAAGAAAACGATTTGTCTGTGTCGAGTGTAAAGGGATCGCCTACCAAAACCCTAAAATAGTGGGAGCCACCCTCCCCATTCATAACGGGAAAATCTACTTACTAAGAAGGGCCATTGAACCCGCCTACGGCCTTTGGAGTCATCCAGCCGGTTACATGGAAATGGGGGAAACCGTGGAACAAGCGGCCCTGCGAGAAACCTGGGAAGAAATCCGTACTCGGGTCCGCGTTCTGGGACCACCCAAGATTTATTCCTACGAAGATTCTCCAATTGTTACGGTCATTTATCCAACTGAAGTCATTGGTCCCACCCCTTGCCCAGGGGCCGAATCTCTCGAAGTAAAAGCCTTCCTACCCAACGAAATTCCATGGAAAGAACTGGCGTTTCGAAGCACTTTTCATGCTTTAAGAGATTGGGTGTCTGAAACTCAATGA
- a CDS encoding transglutaminase family protein, protein MTETGRTPREELSHLIKGNETTIDLARAALLMAQDEYPTLAPQPYLDKLAAYSSRVTERLSLGRDPIGTIAALNGVLFDEEGFKGNSEEYYDPRNSFLNEVLDRRVGIPITLSLLYMEVARRADIPLVGIGLPGHFITGLVTPGRTFYVDPFHQGQLLNEKECAERVAKIFDGKMPLTPAHFTPIGPRGILLRVLINLKNIYMESRSFAKGHAVIDKMVLLAPEDWSQIRDRGLVRYHLKHLQPALADLELYLRKAPNTTDRSEILKLQKIIMKELK, encoded by the coding sequence GTGACCGAAACCGGCCGCACCCCACGCGAGGAACTCTCCCACCTGATCAAAGGGAACGAAACCACCATTGATCTAGCTCGAGCGGCCCTGCTCATGGCCCAAGACGAGTATCCCACGCTCGCACCACAACCCTATCTGGACAAGTTGGCCGCCTACTCTTCCCGCGTAACAGAACGCCTCAGCCTCGGGCGTGACCCCATTGGGACCATTGCCGCACTGAACGGAGTCCTCTTTGACGAGGAAGGTTTTAAAGGAAATTCAGAAGAATATTACGATCCACGGAACAGTTTTTTGAACGAAGTGTTGGACAGACGCGTAGGCATTCCCATTACCCTTTCGCTCCTCTATATGGAAGTGGCTCGACGGGCTGACATCCCCCTCGTGGGGATAGGGCTTCCCGGTCATTTTATAACGGGCCTGGTCACGCCTGGACGAACATTTTATGTGGACCCGTTCCACCAAGGCCAGCTTTTGAATGAAAAAGAATGTGCCGAGCGGGTTGCTAAAATCTTCGATGGTAAAATGCCCCTCACGCCAGCTCATTTTACGCCCATTGGCCCGCGCGGGATCCTTTTGCGCGTGCTTATTAATTTAAAGAACATTTATATGGAATCCCGTTCTTTTGCGAAGGGCCACGCGGTCATAGACAAAATGGTCCTTCTCGCGCCCGAGGATTGGTCACAGATTCGTGACCGCGGGTTAGTGCGATATCATCTCAAACACCTCCAACCGGCCTTAGCCGACTTGGAACTCTATTTAAGGAAAGCCCCGAACACCACAGACCGTTCGGAAATTCTAAAATTACAAAAAATTATAATGAAAGAGTTAAAGTGA
- a CDS encoding DUF309 domain-containing protein, whose product MSTLDPRFEMGISLFNREEFFEAHEVWEELWHDTRGSNKDFFQGLIQVTSAMHHLQIGNMRGARILYGSGIELLTPYGTHHLGLNLTLLRTKFTQALTGILDAPIDQLAGRGLSGPIKISYSSQLAFQLKRANSDAPE is encoded by the coding sequence ATGAGCACCCTGGATCCTCGCTTTGAAATGGGGATTTCCCTCTTTAATCGGGAAGAGTTTTTCGAAGCCCATGAAGTGTGGGAAGAACTTTGGCACGACACCCGCGGGTCGAACAAGGACTTTTTTCAGGGGCTCATTCAGGTCACCAGTGCCATGCACCATCTTCAGATTGGAAACATGCGTGGGGCCCGAATTCTTTATGGCTCCGGGATAGAACTCCTTACTCCCTACGGAACCCACCATCTAGGATTGAACCTGACTCTCCTCCGAACGAAATTCACTCAAGCCTTAACAGGGATATTGGACGCACCCATTGATCAATTAGCTGGAAGAGGCCTTTCAGGTCCAATCAAAATATCCTATTCATCCCAACTTGCTTTCCAGTTAAAACGAGCGAATTCCGATGCCCCCGAATAA